The genomic region CATTGGTTTCTCACCTGCTGGCACTGCTTTCTGTGCTGCCTCTACAGAGGGTCTCTTGATCTACAGCTTGGATCAGGACATCCAGTTCGATCCTTTCGACCTGAACATGGAGATCACCCCTGCCTCAACACTCGCTGTTCTCGAGACAGAGCAAGATTACCTCAAGGCACTTGTCATGGCCTTCCGCCTCAACGAAGCTGGTCTGATCAAGCGGGTCTTCCAAGCCATCCCCTCCGCCGAAATTCCTCTCGTGGTTGCCGACCTCCCTACTGTTTATGTTTCTCGTCTTCTCCGCTTCGTCGCCGCCCAGACCGAGGAGTCACCCCACATCGAGTTCTGCCTCGTCTGGATCAAGGCTATCGTTGATAAGCACGGAGCTTGGCTCTCGGCAAACCGTGCCAAGGCCGATATCGAGCTAAGAGTCGTTGCGCGAGCTGTATCCAAGATGAGGGATGAGATTAGGAGACTTGCTGACGAAAACGTGTACATGGTTGATTATTTGTTGGGCCAAGCGGAGGATAAGTCTGGAAAGAAGGATGTCAAGACATTGGAAAGTGGCAAAACTGTGGATGTGAAGCTTATGGATGTCGATGGAGATGAGCAGTCTGAGGCGGGATCTGATGAATGGATTGGTTTAGAATAGATGGTAAATACGATTCATAATACCCATGCATATCATACAAGCCTTTCCTTCTGGTTGTCTTACATCTTAGCCTTGGGAATCTCCTCCCAAGCTTCATCGAACCCGGAAGATCTAACCCACATAGTACCTCCCTGCCTATCAGCTTCCTCATTGGCATCCAGCAACAAGTACACAGCCCTCAACCACTCGTCATCTCCCTTGATCTTCACCCACTCCTTGTTCTCATACGGTTTTGTAATTCTTTGCGCCAGCATCAATGCCCTGGCTAACTTGACAGTGTGCCCATCATCCACAACCTTGTGAATCCTCGGGAACAAATCTTCTGGCTTACCCACCAGCTTTTCTCCATCCTTAGGCTCATAGCCACGAAGCAAATCGCTACGAAGAGCTGGCGAGCCACGAGCGATGTACTGCAGGAGATCCATGCGGACCTTGTTCTCCAAGAAGCGCGCCTTGGTTGATACTGGAATCCAGGACTGTTCTTTCAGTGtaaggaagaagggtgtGGATGTTATGTGATGCCTACTCTGTTAAGAAGTGAGGTGAATGTGGAAATGAGAGACTTACATGAGAATAAATTCGAATCTTGGAGCATGAGGTGGATGaaaagcagcagctgaagcaaCGAAAGCAGAATGATGCACCATCTCGGCAATCTTTTcgtccagctcctcctcaccaATTCTCACTCTCGCAGCCAAAGTGATCATCTCATCCTTCGCCCTCGTAAAcacaccatcaaagatcCGATTGGAATCATCCCAATGCGAGCTTTTTCGAAGTTTCTCATTCTTGACAGCATCTTCGTAAAGGCCACCGAtggtcttcatcttcggtgGCGCGTCGGAAGCTTGAGCCTTTTCAGCAGCGGCTGTGAGAAACTCTTTATAATCGTCTCGATGAACGGCAGTCTGTGCAAGAGCTGAAGCGATGATCATGGGCTGTGACCACTCCATGCCATACAGCAACTGAATAAGTGGGTGAAGGATACCGGCAAATAGACGGCTTTGCATATCGCGGCCTCGTGCATCGTCTTTGAAGAGATACTCCTTGAGTGTGTCCTGCCATCCGATTCTGTCGATTTCATCCTGAAAGAAACGAAAGAATGTAGCATAGTTTCGACCTTTGCCAAGATATTCTGACCAGTCTGAACCGTGTTCCAGTTTATCAACGACATCGGACTTTGGTTTCATGGCTTTAAGTTGATATGCCTTGTTGGCATTATAGGCTGTGTCTAGATCCTTTGTTGTTGCGCCGGTACCGTACAAAGTTAAGACTTGATGAACAATCTAATGTCGTTAGCGAAGTATGAGACAGCTATATGAGTGGAATCTACATGGTCATGAAAACCAGATTCATtgaagaagacatgatgattcTGATCAGTATTAGTCTTTGACTTGGTACACAGTAGTTTTGAACTCAGGCCACCATACTTCTAAATCTTTCTGCAGCAGGTCAGTTGCCTTTGAGGCCTCACTCTGGCCAAGCTTCATCCCTAACAGCCCCGAGTTCTGGGGTTCCAGCTGAATCTTGAAAGGAGTCGCCATTGTTGAGTATCGTATTCTTGTCGTAGGTCTAGCAAAGACTCTCAAACTCGATCTCGCCAACATGAGGGGAACCACAAGGTATTTGAATGTGGCTACAAACAGCACAGAGAAACGTAGCCTTTTTGAAATGTCACAATATGTGATGTGTACTTGGGTGACGATGATATCACGTATAAACAAGGTGGGCTGACAAATGAAGACCAACCCGAGATAATCAGATCTCGCACTTTGACTTCGAGCGGGGAGTTCTTAGGCAAGTCTGAATTAGTAACTCTTTGGAATCATTTGCTGGATTGACGTAGTATCGtgtttatttattttccGTTTATAACATCAACAGCTGCAAAGAGGAAGCTACCCCGGATTTCCATCACTTGACATCATCAGAGGGTGTCATGCCCCGCTCTTTTTACGACCTGTAAAGAGAGAGAGATCACCAATTAATCAGTAGAATCAACCGTCTGATGAGGTTCATTCGTTTTTGCATAAGCCAAGTTATCCAGAATCATGCTTTACAAAGTGTGAAGAATATTGATGTCTTTTACTGATCAGGCCGTCCCTTGAGAGTCTCAAGTTAGACCATGGCAAAGTAATATACAGCAGTGTGTGACATCATTTCACTTTGTCATAGTATCGCATGAAGACCTAAGAAACTGCTGATAAATTCGATCCTTTTATTTCATTATCTACCGAAAACCCAATCGGTAGATCCATCCCATTTTCCTGATCCCATAACCGTTTTTCGTAGCCATCATTTCATCCGCGTGCCTTAGTCTATTCTTTACCAAGAGAAAAATTAGATCATCAtgaaaacaaaaacaaaaaatCATTGGACGGTTTAGGCCTTACGCTTCTTCAGGGCAGGggcctcatcgtcatcagaGTCATCTTCGTCCATCTCCTCGAACTCGAGGTCGCTGGGCATATCATCGGCCTCTTGGGCGTTGGCTGGTATTGCTTGTTAAACCTGAACTGTCTCTGCTTCACGCTGTGAGAGGTACATACTGAAGTACTTGATGGCACCGGGCCACAGATCCTCGGCGATGAAGACGGCGAGATCATCGGCGGTGGGGAAGATCTCATACTCGtactcatcatcatcgtcgtcctcgtccatgtcatcatcatcctcatcgtaCTTGCCCTCCTTGCgggccttgcgcttctcctcctcgagctTGCGGCCCTCCTCAGACTCCTCGGGGCTGACCTTGCGGCCGCGGAAGCCGAaccagcagaagaagctgacACCTCCCATGCCAGTCTCCTCCATGAGCTTgtggagcttcttggaggCCTCGGTCTCACcgagcttcttgccagccttctcctcatcgtAGACCTTCTTGGCGAGGCTGAGCATGCCGTTGGTCAgatccttgccctccttCCACTTGATGTCGACGGGCTCGGAGACGAGACCGGCCCAGCCGTCCTTGTGGAAGCGCCAGTagaacttcttctcgagaaCCTTGTCCTCGAACCAGTCGTTCTCCTTGAACTCCCACTTGAGGGAGATGGAGCGAGGGTCACCGTTAGGGAGCTCGAAGCGCTCAACGGAGAGGCCGGTCAGGGcgttgaggaggagctcggAGTCGCTGGGCTGGATGTACTCATCGACCTCGGGAGGGGACTGCTCGAAAACGAGGGGCCAGAACTGGGGGATGTTGGCGATGACCTCTTGACGCTTGACGTAGAGGTCCTTGGTGAGCTTATCCTGCTGACGGACTGCTGCTGTTAGTAGAGTTTCTGTGAGACAAAGATGAGAATTGACTTACGGATCTCGagctcaacatcctcaaagTCATCCTCGATGGCCTGGAGCTTCTCATAGGTGATGAGGGCCTCCTTGACCTGCTCGTCGTGCATATCTCCGGCAGACATTTTGAACTTTAACTTGAAAGAATCAGGATGCATTCAAATCACTCGATATAACGAGAGAAACCGAGGGGTATCTTGTAGAGTGTAAAAGGAcaaaaaagagagaaagatgTGAAAGGGGAGAGAGGGACGAGGAAGATCGGTGTAGAGGtgctttatttatttactgAAAGCTCTGCCCGCACCCATTAAAAAAAATCTCATCTTAAGCTATGAAAGCTCCTCAGCGGTGAAAATCAACATTTTTTTTTCTTGAGGTGGGGTTCTCGCTGATGTCATTGGCTCCCGCGCCGAAGGACCCCTGTTTTTTTCACGGTAATTTTTTTTGCCTCTGCAGGTCCCCTAAAAACATTGCAGAAACGCCTGGCATTAGTGGTCCAGTTGTCACCCTGCTCCACTGTAAATAGAAGCTCTGTGATTCTTTACAGGGGTTAGATGCTCCACTGTGGTGCAATCTTAGCGGGGTATCCTTGGCCGAGGGGCGTTTAATTGATTTCCATTTACGTACCGTGGTGGGATGAGGCGAGGTCTGAGCAAACGGGCTTTGGCAAGGCAACGTCAACACCAACGAATTTATCACGGGCGCCATCTGGTAGAAGCCTATATTCTGAAATAGTATCAAATAAGGCACTGAGAATTTGGCGATGAATTAATCTGCGTATACGCGCCTTTGCTGGGCGGGCATTGGCAAAAAAAACCGCTTAATATCAACATCTCGTTCGATTATCAACATGGCAGTCACTATCAACTCCGGTATGAGCTGTGCTTCACTGCTGGAAGAGGGAGTTTGCAatggcatcatcatcaccttaTAAGCGAACACTCTCAGCTGATCAATATGactccttctcttcttcaccaatATCGTCCTCgggcttcatcttcacaacATCACAAACTCTTGCTTCTCATCCATCTGATAGTGCCCtcagatcaacatcaacctaCCATCTCAATTCAAGATGCCTCCTCTGCCAGCTAAATACCCGCGCCAGATCCCTCTTGAGGTCACAATCTATGGCCCCCACAACGCTCTCAGAGCCGCCAACTTTGGTGCAAAGCGTCTTCTCCTCTGCCGAAAGGGCTCTTCTCCTGTAGGCGGACTTACTCCCACCGCCCAAGAGCTTCGTCATCTCAAAGGCAAGATCCACATCCCAATCAGCTGCGTCATTCGACCCCGTGGAGCTCCTAACCCTTCTACTCCTGGCGAGTCTCACGACTACGTTTACTCCAACAATGAACTCGTCCAGATGAGCGAGTCTATTCGCCAGCTCAAGGAAACAAGCGTCATGAATGCTATCCGCGGAGATTCCTTCGTGTTTGGATGTGTCAGGCGTAGCCATGAGGAAACGACACAGAACTCTCGCGACGAAATTGTGATTGATTCAGCATACTGTCGCTATCTCGTTAACATGGCCAAGCCATTTGGTTGTGTCTTCAACCGTGCTTTCGACCACTTCGCTGAACGTGGAAACTCAGAAGCTGTCATTGCAGAGCTCATCACTCTTGGTTTTGCAGGCATCATGACAGCTGGAGGGCCAGGTCTCTTCTCCAACCACGTTGAGCAGCTAGATGCCATGTGCCATCATACCACGAACATCCAACTCATTGTCGCTGGGGGAGTTTGCTGCCCTGAGATCCAGAAGCTTCGAAAGCGTGCTCACAACCATGATCGTCTCTCCATCTGGCTGAACGGCGATTGTCTTCGTCCCAGAgatcatgatgatccagAGACTACCGATATGAACGGCGTCATGTCGCTGATTGATCAGCTTGGCCTTCAAACTACGGACTAGTTATCCCCTCATGACATCGGCAAGCAGATCTTCTACTGACTAGGGTGCATTCGAAGTTTGACGAACGCCAGGTCATATCGCACGTGTATCATATGGGAAATGTTATGGAAGGAAACGGTTATGAATTTATGATTTATGAGTGACGACTTAGAAAAAGTCTGGAATTGCCTCGGAATTCGCTATCAGCAAGGAAACCCGTGGAGTCAAAGTGAGATGGCCCGAGGCAGATCACAAGAAATCTGTAACAATTAACAACCAGATATGCTCGCATACAAAATGCGAATGAATAAGAACCTGCGAATATTCAAATGTATTGCTCATTGGTCAAAAATTCCTCTTATTACACCTCGCAGCACTTGCATCTCTATCATCTACCAACTTATACATCACTCGTTCATCTCGTCGTAAGCccaccaccgccgccgaTTAATAATTTTCTAATAACCCTGCTTCTTGCCCTGAGCAAGACCAAGGCAGTTGGCAATCTTGTAAAAGATGTCAACGTTGTTGAAAGTGCCACTGAAAGTCTCCTGACAAGGACCAAGAGCATAGACAGGGACATCAGTGAGAGAGTGAACGCCCTGGGCGTTGTCGGTGCTGATAGTACCGTTGATGAGGAAACCCTTGGGAGAGTCCTCGGGGTTGGCGTAGTAGTCACCGTCCTTGAGCTCGACGGCAGCCTCGCGGGGACcggccttcttgaccttgtaGTCCTCACGGTGGTCAGGCACGGCAGCGACACCAGCAGCGATGGCGTATCGGGGCTCCCAGTTGGTAGGGAAGTTGGCGCCAGTGCCGTAGTTGATGCCCTTGGCCTTTTTGGTGTACTGAGACTCGCCGGACTGAGCGTAGGTGCCGATGGCACGGCGCTTGTCACGGTCATCCTCCTGCTGGGCAAGGTACTCAGTGTCGGCGGAACCGTAAACGCTGCGACTGTTAGTTATCTGATGTGAAAGCTATTGGAATAAGATTACTTACTCGAAACCGTGGCCGTGATCAGCagagacgatgatgagggtctcatcaaggatcttgagcttcttgagcttctcaacagtAGCACGAACAGTGTCGTCaagctcgagaagatcaCCGAGAGCACGGTCGTAGTCAAGAGCGTGCATCTGCTTGTCGATAGAGGCAGCCTCAGACATGAGGAAGAAACCCTTGTCCTTGCCACGGGTAGCAAGAACgtcaatggccttgagggTCATGTCCTTGAGACCAGGGAGATCAGAAGCATCACCCTTACCGCCGGTAGGGTTGTTCTCGCGGCCCTCGAGGTTGTCCTTGTAGACGTTGCGGTCGAGCCAGACGGGGAGGTTGCTCTGGcagaaaacaccaagagcacGCTTGCTCTTGTCGGCCTTGAGGAGAGAGGTCTTGTTGAGAGAGACGGTGTAGCCCTTCTTCTGGAACTCCTTGTAGTAGTCCTTGCCCTGGTAAGAGCCCTTACCAGCGAAGAAGTTCTCAGCACCGCCACCGAAGAAAACATCAGGGCCACCGTGCTGGGTCCAGCTGTAGTTGGTCATGCCGTTGAGAGCCTGGTCGATCAAAGGACCATACTGGCCTCGGAGACGGGTGTGACCACTGAGAGCAATGGGGGTAGCATCGGCAAGGAAAGCGGTAGAAACAGCACCCCAAGCACCGCCCTGTTGTCATTAGAATTTTGAAGTGAACTCAATTGGGGTTAAGCTTACCCAGACACGCTTGAAGACCTCAACAATGGTCTCGACCTTGGGGTCATCGAAGGGGTTGGGAGAGGAATCAGCATAGACACTGACATATTAGCTTTTAATCTCAAGTGGCGAGGTAGTTTACTTACCCCATGGCGTTGACAGTGCTCTTGTGGCCAGTGTAAAGAGCAGAGGCAGAGTTGGCAGAGTCGGTGATGTAGCTGTCGATCGAATGGGTCATCTGGTGACCGAGAACGGGGAACTCGTCCAGCTTCATCAGAGTCTGGTACTTTCCGTTGATGCTCTTGTGTCCCAAGAGACGAGCGGCAGTGATCTATGAAACTAGTTAGCTTCCACGAGCCTCTCACATTGTGATTCGACTTACCATGTTGGTGGTCATGCCATCAccaatgaagaagatgacgtTCTTGGCCTTTCGCTTAGGCTGAAGCTCGCGAACAGTCCACTCGGCAGTGGTCTTCTCGCCGTTGTAGTAGTTCAGGGTAACGGTGTACGTGCCGGGCTCGTAGAGGGCAATCTTGCGGTAGACCTTGGAAGCAACGTTGACAATGCTGGGCTTGTCCTCGTCTTCGGCAAATAGATCCTCGTACCACTTGAACTTCCATGTCTCGAGCTTGGGCTCACTGACGCCAAAGGCCTTTGCAAAgtccttggccttctcgcccttcttgGCGATGGTCACGGTGAACTTCTCATCGGGCTTTCCGTTGTGAGCAGCCTCGGAGCCGTTCACGGGAGCGTGGACTTCGACACGGAGATCGAAGAGCTGGCCGGGCAGGAAATCACTCTGGTCGGGGGGAAGAACACAGCCCAGAGTGGGACATGTGCCGAGACGCTGGTAGGTCTGGGCAGACACAGCAGCAATTGAGGCCGCAAGAGCGGCAATGGCATTTATTTTGACCATTCTGGTGAATCTGAACCCAATTTCCAAGAATGAGAAGCGGAAGCTGGTGGTTGGCGCGAGCTGAGGCAGCTTGAGAGGGGAGCTCGATAAGTTAAACTTTCAGAGAGGGCATCATGCTTTATAACCGTCTGCGCCGATCCCACGTGGATAGCTGCCTCTCGGAAGACAAATTCGTCCCCGAGAAGCTATCCCATGTCGCGGATAGACAATTGGCCTTCCTCTGTGGGACAAGCTGAGGAGACTTCTGACGAACTGATCATGGCCTAACGTCGCATTGCATCAGGCCAATTAAGCTTAGGAAACGGCCAGGACAAACACCCGAGACAGGTTTAGATCGGCGAGAGAGAGTACGGGCAGATCCAGTGTGTTGGGATGAAAAAAGTGCATCTGTTATGTTGCATCACGGAAAGGATTGGCGCCTCATGATGGAGGACTATAGCACGTGTGTAAGTTGTGCCAGGCCCGTACCTTGCAAAAGGACCCTGCAACTAGTACTTATGCTTGTCAATTCTCTTTTACGGAGCATCATGGATTCAAATCATTGGATTGGCAGCGGGGAGGGCGATGGACGCCGTTGGTGCTAGTCAAAACAGGTCAAATCATGATCCCTCATGTAACCCAGGTGCCATGATGAGCGTTGACATGCTGTATCTCCGATCCCCATCCCCGATCCTTGGCTCGTCTTTTCCTGTCCCAAGTCGTTGACCGAACGTGAACGCCACGTCCCGGCTCATGATATCCCAGTTCAAGTTCACCCGAGAGCACCAGTTGCAGCTGAGATCGGAGCAGAAAGTCGACAAGGATTCTCGGCTGTGGCTCTCTCCAGAAGCTCAGATGCCGCTCGTGGGCGAATTGTGAGGTTCAATTGGCTCCTATACCCCTGCTCCCGCAGTTCCACAGATCCCCAGATCCATGAGAGCAGGCCTTGGCTAGCTTCAATCAAGCTTAAAGCTTCATCCTTCTTATTCCACTTTGCAGACAAGCTTGTTTCTTAGCATAACTCGATCGGGCCTTGTCGGCCGAATTGCTACTTGACGTCGTACCAAGTCTCCGGTGGATTTCTCGGCGTAGGTGGCGTAACACTCTTACCACTGGTGACCTTTCCATCCGATTCTCTTGTTCATGGACTCTGCGTGCCTGGTGAAAAATTGCAGAATATTGAGGTAGCGAGCCTACTGTGGTGAATCAGTGATATTTCAGCCTAAACTCAGTTAATTTCATCATAGATTTAGGATGCCGTTGGTAAAGTTTATGAAAGCATCTACATAGGGCATTGATTAGTCCGTAAGTTAATCGCCTTACTTCTTATAGGCAGGTAGAGTAAATGCGCACATTCTAGActgttgatgaagataaGATCAGCTGTGTAATTCCGCTCGGAGCTGCCTCATATGGCTCACCGAAACGTGCTCCAAATTCGACATTGAGTGGTTGGACCTGCAATTTTACGAAGCTCGGCAATAAACTTTCAGGTCTATGTTCATAAACTCCTGAGCGGACTTTCGCTCGGCACGTGAacagatcttcttcttatcttttGTGGTGTTGGCTTACGGAAAAATCGGGTGAACTGAAAGAATTGGCTTTTTTGCTGTCTATTCCGGTTCCAACAGCCGAGCAAAATATGCGTAAGGCTCTATTCTATAAGTCCCGCGACCAACCATAGCTGTAATAAGATCGACAACTGCGTTAAGTGGAATTATGGTGATCAAACACCAGTCTGCCTGGCCAGATCACAGCTGTCTCTTGATCAACATGCATCGAAGGTGGGCCGAGCCAGATCGTCGGAATAACATCTTCGCAGCGACCGTACCTGACATGACAGGAACGGCTTTCTACATTAGCTCCGTCACTTCTCCAAACTCGGTGCAACCTCATCGACGGGCAGAGTTCCATCGACAGCTGCGAGAGGTTCTGCGATGGCCTCGGGGTGGGGACTGGCATCGACCGAATCAAACGCTTGCCAACTAGGCTCGTTGATCTTAGTCTGACCAGCTATGCTCTTGAAGTGGTAACCCCTGGCTCGGGGTCTCACTCCAGTTCCAGCAGGGACCTCGGGCTCGTAAACAGTCAAGAACTTCTTGTGAAGCTCGTCAAACTTCTCGGCACTCTCGTTTAGAGCTGCTCGAACGCCTTTGAAGAATGAAGTGAGAATGGCATGATTGTGAATTTGGAGTAGGTTCCAGCCCAACATCTCCTTCGCATTCAGTAGGTGCTTGATGAATGCCCGGTGATGCTTGGTGCAAGTGTAGCATTGGCAACCGTTCACTAGAGGCTGCAGGGATGTTGTATGCTCCTCTGACCACATATCGATACCCAGTGGCTGCATGTCGGAGGACTCGGGGGGTGGGAAGGTGAATGATAGGGCGATGCCTGCATCGGAGGCGGTGTTGGCGAAAGGTACCGTGCATATATCGATACCGAGAGCGATCTGTCGCAGAATGTCCTGGGGGCTCTTAGATGGCCCAAATGACAACCGCGGCAGAGATCCAAGAGAGGGATAGTTCACCAACTCGGGGACAAGGTTAACATCATAAACGGCAAGACCAGAAAGGCAGTCTCGAACGTCTTCTGCAAGATACCGCAAGTAGTCCCACTGTATAGGGTACTCAACAGGCAATACAGGAGCAAAGATGGAAACGCCCATCT from Fusarium oxysporum Fo47 chromosome III, complete sequence harbors:
- a CDS encoding uncharacterized protein (of unknown function-domain containing protein); its protein translation is MATPFKIQLEPQNSGLLGMKLGQSEASKATDLLQKDLENHHVFFNESGFHDHIVHQVLTLYGTGATTKDLDTAYNANKAYQLKAMKPKSDVVDKLEHGSDWSEYLGKGRNYATFFRFFQDEIDRIGWQDTLKEYLFKDDARGRDMQSRLFAGILHPLIQLLYGMEWSQPMIIASALAQTAVHRDDYKEFLTAAAEKAQASDAPPKMKTIGGLYEDAVKNEKLRKSSHWDDSNRIFDGVFTRAKDEMITLAARVRIGEEELDEKIAEMVHHSAFVASAAAFHPPHAPRFEFILMHHITSTPFFLTLKEQSWIPVSTKARFLENKVRMDLLQYIARGSPALRSDLLRGYEPKDGEKLVGKPEDLFPRIHKVVDDGHTVKLARALMLAQRITKPYENKEWVKIKGDDEWLRAVYLLLDANEEADRQGGTMWVRSSGFDEAWEEIPKAKM
- a CDS encoding nucleosome assembly protein, producing MHPDSFKLKFKMSAGDMHDEQVKEALITYEKLQAIEDDFEDVELEILRQQDKLTKDLYVKRQEVIANIPQFWPLVFEQSPPEVDEYIQPSDSELLLNALTGLSVERFELPNGDPRSISLKWEFKENDWFEDKVLEKKFYWRFHKDGWAGLVSEPVDIKWKEGKDLTNGMLSLAKKVYDEEKAGKKLGETEASKKLHKLMEETGMGGVSFFCWFGFRGRKVSPEESEEGRKLEEEKRKARKEGKYDEDDDDMDEDDDDDEYEYEIFPTADDLAVFIAEDLWPGAIKYFTNAQEADDMPSDLEFEEMDEDDSDDDEAPALKKRKA
- a CDS encoding copper homeostasis CutC domain-containing protein, producing the protein MPPLPAKYPRQIPLEVTIYGPHNALRAANFGAKRLLLCRKGSSPVGGLTPTAQELRHLKGKIHIPISCVIRPRGAPNPSTPGESHDYVYSNNELVQMSESIRQLKETSVMNAIRGDSFVFGCVRRSHEETTQNSRDEIVIDSAYCRYLVNMAKPFGCVFNRAFDHFAERGNSEAVIAELITLGFAGIMTAGGPGLFSNHVEQLDAMCHHTTNIQLIVAGGVCCPEIQKLRKRAHNHDRLSIWLNGDCLRPRDHDDPETTDMNGVMSLIDQLGLQTTD
- a CDS encoding alkaline-phosphatase-like protein; this encodes MVKINAIAALAASIAAVSAQTYQRLGTCPTLGCVLPPDQSDFLPGQLFDLRVEVHAPVNGSEAAHNGKPDEKFTVTIAKKGEKAKDFAKAFGVSEPKLETWKFKWYEDLFAEDEDKPSIVNVASKVYRKIALYEPGTYTVTLNYYNGEKTTAEWTVRELQPKRKAKNVIFFIGDGMTTNMITAARLLGHKSINGKYQTLMKLDEFPVLGHQMTHSIDSYITDSANSASALYTGHKSTVNAMGVYADSSPNPFDDPKVETIVEVFKRVWGGAWGAVSTAFLADATPIALSGHTRLRGQYGPLIDQALNGMTNYSWTQHGGPDVFFGGGAENFFAGKGSYQGKDYYKEFQKKGYTVSLNKTSLLKADKSKRALGVFCQSNLPVWLDRNVYKDNLEGRENNPTGGKGDASDLPGLKDMTLKAIDVLATRGKDKGFFLMSEAASIDKQMHALDYDRALGDLLELDDTVRATVEKLKKLKILDETLIIVSADHGHGFDVYGSADTEYLAQQEDDRDKRRAIGTYAQSGESQYTKKAKGINYGTGANFPTNWEPRYAIAAGVAAVPDHREDYKVKKAGPREAAVELKDGDYYANPEDSPKGFLINGTISTDNAQGVHSLTDVPVYALGPCQETFSGTFNNVDIFYKIANCLGLAQGKKQGY
- a CDS encoding tRNA-guanine(15) transglycosylase-like protein, which translates into the protein MAQPTSKESTLTMFELLKPAAAEAGVARLGRLAFAGNRRIMQTPNYIAVASRGVVPHLTPDNVTKHTTFDAAYLAIEDFLEKSQPPVLQLPPGTPRNLQSFTAFPSDRALILGPRRFPAVTTPVGNGAHHVSIFTSTGFRNLTIPEFAKTIELTQPDIAIPPADLFHSSSTPTSKRQIRMVERTEEWVDEFFHLSDPKGRLKEMGVSIFAPVLPVEYPIQWDYLRYLAEDVRDCLSGLAVYDVNLVPELVNYPSLGSLPRLSFGPSKSPQDILRQIALGIDICTVPFANTASDAGIALSFTFPPPESSDMQPLGIDMWSEEHTTSLQPLVNGCQCYTCTKHHRAFIKHLLNAKEMLGWNLLQIHNHAILTSFFKGVRAALNESAEKFDELHKKFLTVYEPEVPAGTGVRPRARGYHFKSIAGQTKINEPSWQAFDSVDASPHPEAIAEPLAAVDGTLPVDEVAPSLEK